Proteins from one Ardenticatena maritima genomic window:
- a CDS encoding transposase encodes MAGFCGKKVLFWDEMRVGGLDQIRHRWAPRGMKLVQKVAMRFEWVYLVLAVAPGRGEIWWTWIPTMGAESHKKALEAAAQATGMEAVIWDRAPGHRAKALAGVAVRRIYLPLTRRS; translated from the coding sequence GTGGCGGGGTTCTGTGGCAAGAAGGTGCTGTTTTGGGATGAGATGCGTGTGGGAGGGTTGGACCAGATACGGCATCGGTGGGCGCCTCGGGGGATGAAACTGGTGCAGAAAGTGGCCATGCGCTTTGAGTGGGTGTATCTGGTGCTGGCGGTGGCGCCGGGGCGTGGGGAGATTTGGTGGACCTGGATACCGACCATGGGGGCCGAAAGCCACAAAAAGGCCCTGGAAGCGGCGGCGCAGGCCACGGGCATGGAGGCGGTGATTTGGGACCGGGCGCCGGGGCATCGGGCCAAAGCGTTGGCAGGGGTGGCCGTACGACGGATTTACCTGCCCCTTACTCGCCGGAGCTGA
- a CDS encoding winged helix-turn-helix domain-containing protein has translation MWQERYRKEKHPQRRERAWAFRQPARGKSIRRVGQAPGRSRNTLHRWLRWYNAGGWEEVVRRTHGRRPGARQGSRLREEQAAALEEAARQGQFRTVWDVVAWVKENVGMAYSYSGMHAWLRRRGWRRKQPRPQGVKADEQAQTAWKKGG, from the coding sequence GTGTGGCAGGAGCGGTACCGCAAAGAAAAGCACCCGCAGCGCCGCGAGCGGGCCTGGGCATTCCGGCAGCCGGCCCGGGGAAAAAGCATCCGCCGGGTGGGCCAGGCGCCGGGCCGCAGCCGGAACACGCTGCACCGCTGGCTCAGGTGGTACAACGCAGGGGGCTGGGAGGAAGTGGTGCGGCGGACCCATGGCCGCCGTCCGGGCGCGCGTCAGGGGTCTCGGCTGAGGGAAGAACAGGCGGCGGCCCTGGAGGAAGCGGCCCGGCAGGGGCAGTTTCGCACGGTATGGGACGTGGTGGCTTGGGTGAAGGAAAACGTTGGGATGGCCTATTCGTATTCCGGCATGCATGCCTGGTTGCGCCGGCGGGGGTGGCGGCGGAAGCAGCCCCGCCCGCAAGGGGTGAAAGCCGATGAACAGGCCCAGACGGCCTGGAAAAAGGGGGGCTGA
- a CDS encoding PLP-dependent cysteine synthase family protein gives MIAQNSLNLIGNTPLVALNSLARHLRMPLYLKLETANPTHSDTDRVALAIIESAERQGLVDLDTVIIEPTAGNIAFSLAMVCAARGYRLVLVLPDWVPEWRIRLLRAMGADVHVTHGMNNAFARADELANAYPKVFRPRQFANAAAAEAHQQTAQEIWRDTDGAVQAVVIPVTTGAACTGIGTWFKHHQPHVRVIAVQPAESPVLTGGKPGNHHIYGMGAPFVPTLYNDDVIDHVIDISTSEAYEALARLLRMEGLLVGPSSGAAVAGALKFAQTMATETTPIVALALDSIERYVQTDVMQRVLNSTPMLPR, from the coding sequence ATGATTGCACAAAACAGCCTTAACCTCATCGGCAATACACCACTGGTGGCGCTCAATTCGCTGGCGCGCCACCTGCGGATGCCCCTTTACCTGAAACTGGAAACCGCCAACCCAACCCACAGCGATACCGACCGCGTGGCGCTCGCCATCATCGAATCCGCCGAACGCCAGGGACTGGTTGACCTCGATACGGTGATTATCGAACCAACGGCGGGCAACATCGCCTTTTCGCTCGCCATGGTCTGCGCGGCGCGCGGCTATCGCCTCGTCCTGGTCCTTCCCGACTGGGTGCCGGAATGGCGCATTCGCCTCTTGCGCGCCATGGGCGCCGACGTCCACGTCACGCATGGCATGAACAACGCCTTTGCGCGCGCCGATGAACTGGCAAACGCCTATCCCAAAGTGTTTCGCCCACGCCAGTTTGCCAATGCCGCCGCTGCGGAAGCGCACCAGCAAACCGCGCAAGAAATCTGGCGTGATACAGACGGGGCGGTGCAAGCGGTTGTCATTCCCGTGACGACTGGCGCGGCGTGTACGGGGATTGGCACATGGTTCAAACACCATCAACCCCATGTGCGCGTCATCGCCGTCCAGCCCGCCGAATCACCCGTGTTGACGGGGGGCAAGCCGGGCAACCATCACATCTACGGCATGGGCGCGCCTTTCGTGCCCACCCTCTACAACGATGACGTGATTGACCACGTGATTGACATCAGCACGTCCGAAGCCTACGAAGCCCTGGCGCGTCTCCTGCGCATGGAAGGGTTGCTGGTGGGACCATCGAGCGGCGCGGCGGTGGCGGGGGCGCTCAAATTCGCCCAAACCATGGCAACCGAAACAACCCCCATCGTGGCGCTCGCCCTCGATTCCATCGAACGTTATGTGCAAACCGACGTGATGCAGCGCGTGCTCAACAGCACGCCCATGCTTCCTCGCTAG
- the ppc gene encoding phosphoenolpyruvate carboxylase, translating into MTRSTTSQPTAQAAPNERLREQIRLLGNLLGETIIAQEGRELFDIEETMRALTKAHRAGDEDAGRQALELAERLAQNPRQAAAIIKAFATYFQLVNLAEEEQRVRVLRRRARAAARDGYPVRESIAAAIFRLREEGFTAEDVQALLRDALVMPVFTAHPTEAQRRAVLTKLQALANILYEMDTRDLLPDEEARLIQRIREIIVALWQTNETRPRPPTVMDEVRNGLYYFETVLFDLIPRIYEDLQAALADMYPDAAFDIPSFLRFGSWMGGDRDGNPYVTTDVTEETLRAQKALVLKLYRREVAELYNELTMSQKRIGVSQALLDSIPEDAARFPDEAPEILDRFADEPYRQKLVFMHRRIMAAQRETEHAWTEGFHEPGAYHHPEEFLADLRLIDESLRAHKGEILANGRLARLIRQVQVFGFHLATLDIRQHSGRHEETLAEIFKRYALADDYAALDENTKVALLEREINSPRPLTAQLTFSPDTNETVRVFRLIRRAHDLLGPRAIQSYIISMTTSVSDMLEVLLLAKDANLFGQIDIVPLFETIEDLHNAPRIMSALFENSVYRRHLAARGNRQQIMIGYSDSNKDGGYLTANWELFKAQRALAQTCDRYNIQLTLFHGRGGTIGRGGGNAVRAILAQPPESVRGRFRVTEQGEVISHRYGNPHLAHRHLHQIMYAVLLSSGRRPHPERESVWSNALDEMAAIAFRTYRALVERPEFLRYFHEATPIDHITRLNIGSRPAKRRQTQGISDLRAIPWVFAWTQSRVNLPGWYGLGTALETWVEQGDEEERIALLSEMYRQWPFFRTVIDNAQMSLRKADMTIAAIYATLTDDATRAAVFDPIREEHARTERMILRITGYSDLLENEPWLQQSIRLRNPYVDPMNYIQVALIRRLRETPPPENSAELEDIVLLAVNGIAAGLRNTG; encoded by the coding sequence ATGACACGTTCAACCACATCCCAACCCACAGCGCAAGCCGCACCCAACGAACGCCTGCGCGAACAAATCCGCTTGCTTGGCAATCTCCTTGGCGAAACCATCATCGCCCAAGAAGGGCGTGAACTCTTTGACATTGAAGAAACCATGCGCGCCCTCACCAAAGCGCACCGCGCCGGCGATGAAGACGCCGGACGCCAAGCGCTGGAACTCGCCGAGCGCCTGGCGCAGAACCCGCGCCAGGCGGCAGCCATCATCAAAGCCTTTGCCACCTACTTCCAACTCGTCAACCTGGCGGAAGAAGAACAGCGCGTGCGCGTCTTGCGCCGCCGCGCCCGTGCCGCCGCCCGCGACGGCTACCCCGTGCGCGAATCCATCGCCGCCGCCATCTTCCGCCTGCGCGAAGAGGGATTTACCGCCGAAGACGTGCAAGCGCTCCTGCGCGACGCGCTCGTCATGCCCGTTTTTACCGCCCACCCCACCGAAGCCCAGCGCCGCGCCGTGCTCACCAAACTCCAAGCCCTTGCCAACATCCTCTACGAAATGGACACGCGCGACCTCTTGCCCGACGAAGAAGCCCGCCTCATTCAGCGCATCCGCGAAATCATCGTCGCGCTCTGGCAAACGAACGAAACACGCCCACGCCCCCCCACCGTCATGGATGAAGTGCGCAACGGGCTTTACTACTTTGAAACCGTACTCTTCGACCTCATTCCGCGCATCTACGAGGACTTGCAAGCCGCGCTCGCCGACATGTACCCCGACGCCGCCTTTGACATTCCCTCCTTCCTGCGTTTCGGCTCATGGATGGGCGGCGACCGCGACGGCAACCCCTACGTCACCACAGACGTGACCGAAGAAACCCTGCGCGCCCAAAAAGCGCTCGTGCTCAAACTCTACCGCCGTGAAGTCGCTGAACTCTACAACGAACTCACCATGTCGCAGAAACGCATCGGCGTCTCGCAAGCCCTGCTCGATTCCATTCCCGAAGACGCCGCCCGCTTTCCGGACGAAGCGCCCGAAATCCTGGACCGCTTCGCCGATGAACCCTACCGCCAAAAACTCGTCTTCATGCACCGCCGCATCATGGCCGCCCAGCGCGAAACCGAACACGCCTGGACCGAAGGCTTCCACGAACCCGGCGCCTACCACCACCCCGAAGAATTCCTCGCCGACCTGCGCCTAATTGACGAAAGTTTGCGCGCTCACAAAGGCGAGATCCTCGCCAATGGGCGGTTGGCGCGCCTCATTCGGCAGGTGCAAGTCTTTGGCTTCCACCTGGCAACGCTGGACATTCGCCAACATTCCGGCCGCCACGAGGAAACACTCGCCGAAATTTTCAAACGCTACGCCCTGGCAGACGACTACGCCGCACTTGATGAAAACACCAAAGTCGCATTGCTGGAACGCGAAATCAACAGCCCGCGCCCCCTCACCGCGCAACTCACCTTCTCGCCCGACACCAACGAAACCGTGCGCGTCTTCCGCCTGATTCGCCGTGCGCATGACCTGCTCGGACCACGCGCCATTCAGTCCTACATCATCAGCATGACCACCAGCGTCAGCGACATGCTCGAAGTGCTTTTGCTCGCCAAAGACGCCAACCTGTTCGGGCAGATTGACATCGTGCCGCTGTTTGAAACCATCGAAGACCTGCACAACGCCCCGCGCATCATGAGCGCGCTTTTTGAAAACAGCGTGTACCGCCGGCACCTCGCCGCGCGCGGCAACCGCCAGCAAATCATGATTGGGTACAGCGACTCCAACAAAGACGGCGGCTACCTCACCGCCAATTGGGAACTCTTCAAAGCCCAGCGCGCGCTCGCCCAAACCTGCGACCGCTACAACATCCAACTCACACTCTTCCACGGGCGCGGCGGCACCATCGGGCGTGGCGGCGGCAACGCCGTGCGCGCCATCCTTGCCCAACCCCCCGAATCCGTGCGCGGGCGCTTCCGCGTCACCGAGCAGGGCGAAGTGATTAGCCACCGCTATGGCAACCCTCACCTGGCGCATCGCCACCTGCACCAAATCATGTACGCCGTCCTGCTCAGCAGTGGCCGCCGCCCGCATCCCGAACGGGAAAGCGTGTGGAGCAACGCCCTGGACGAGATGGCGGCGATTGCCTTCCGCACCTACCGCGCACTGGTGGAACGCCCAGAATTTTTGCGCTACTTCCACGAAGCCACACCCATTGACCACATCACACGGTTGAACATCGGGTCGCGCCCCGCCAAACGCCGCCAAACACAAGGCATTAGCGACCTGCGCGCCATTCCGTGGGTCTTCGCATGGACGCAATCCCGCGTCAACCTGCCGGGATGGTATGGGCTGGGCACGGCACTTGAAACATGGGTAGAGCAAGGCGATGAAGAAGAACGTATCGCCCTGCTCAGTGAAATGTATCGGCAGTGGCCTTTCTTCCGCACCGTGATTGACAACGCCCAAATGTCCCTGCGCAAAGCCGACATGACCATCGCCGCCATCTACGCCACACTCACCGACGACGCCACCCGCGCCGCCGTCTTCGACCCCATCCGCGAAGAACACGCCCGCACCGAACGCATGATTTTGCGCATCACCGGATACAGCGACCTACTCGAAAACGAACCCTGGTTGCAGCAAAGCATCCGCCTGCGCAACCCATACGTTGACCCCATGAACTACATTCAAGTGGCGCTCATTCGGCGCTTGCGCGAAACACCCCCGCCCGAAAACAGCGCCGAACTGGAAGACATCGTCTTGTTGGCTGTGAACGGCATTGCGGCGGGTTTGCGCAACACGGGATAA
- a CDS encoding lytic transglycosylase domain-containing protein yields MRTQRHRAQICGVLCALFLLIITGACRPTPPDTTPTPEPTATPTIVPPTPTPAPAERLALAREAARLGELETAEGHYLALQEDPTLADTALWELGVLYEREERFLQASVVFQALLQRHPESPFAPYAHFRLGQRLAALGEYDAAVHHYLAYDAARDAADDAVALALARAYAALGRTEDAIAAYERRYRLADARGDRVQRALTARTLGDIYADLAMWDAAASWYRAALRDSRVPSFRATLIAAIANADLARGRLPLALHWWRTLIAEHGDTPEAFAALQALAEHGHPVAPLDECRVLALNGLWDAAVQTCWALLETDDIAEAHWWAAIAFKNAGNWQQAWREFDKIVQTHPESDLQDDALLEQARVDAAQGDTESAVAAYAQLATSDSPLAATALWESAHLLHSTSPERAATLYEALAQRFPNDTHAADALWSAGMLRYRLGETPTALADWERLAAYDGWQTQATFWQGKALAAMGDTDAARARWQTTAQSGFDFYVLRARDLLDSPPAPRTTRTLTSFTPAPDTPPPTTAAWERAEELRRLGLSEEARTAYLALFEELAQDAPDSLIAAATTLYAQGEYALSIAAARILMRTHGWTPETAPTDVARLAYPLPFAALLNDASRTYQLDPLLLAAVIYQESRWERRATSSAAARGLMQVIPATREWIAARLGEPTTDRDLYRVPVAVRFGAFYLNYVLQQFDDDVFAALAGYNGGPGNAARWHDPDPDLFVENITFAETRTYVEAVYTHWGAYRAVWGR; encoded by the coding sequence ATGCGCACCCAACGCCACAGGGCGCAGATATGCGGCGTTCTCTGCGCCCTCTTCCTGCTCATCATCACGGGCGCGTGCCGTCCCACGCCCCCCGACACCACGCCCACGCCCGAACCAACCGCCACGCCCACCATCGTCCCGCCCACCCCCACGCCGGCGCCCGCCGAACGGCTGGCGCTCGCGCGCGAAGCCGCCCGCCTGGGTGAACTCGAAACCGCCGAGGGGCACTACCTGGCACTGCAAGAAGACCCCACGCTCGCCGACACAGCCCTCTGGGAACTCGGCGTGCTCTACGAACGCGAAGAACGCTTCTTGCAAGCCAGCGTGGTCTTTCAGGCGCTCCTCCAGCGCCACCCCGAAAGCCCCTTCGCCCCCTACGCCCACTTTCGGCTGGGGCAACGTCTCGCAGCACTGGGCGAATACGACGCCGCCGTGCACCACTACCTGGCGTACGACGCCGCCCGCGACGCCGCCGACGACGCCGTCGCGCTGGCGCTGGCGCGCGCCTACGCCGCCCTGGGGCGCACCGAGGACGCCATCGCCGCTTACGAACGCCGCTACCGCCTCGCCGACGCACGGGGCGACCGTGTGCAACGGGCGCTCACCGCCCGCACCCTGGGCGACATCTACGCCGACCTTGCCATGTGGGACGCCGCCGCCTCCTGGTATCGCGCCGCCCTGCGCGACTCGCGCGTCCCCTCTTTCCGCGCCACGCTCATCGCCGCCATTGCCAACGCCGACCTGGCGCGTGGACGCTTGCCGCTGGCGCTCCACTGGTGGCGCACCCTCATCGCCGAACACGGCGACACGCCCGAAGCCTTTGCCGCCCTGCAAGCCCTCGCCGAACATGGGCACCCCGTCGCCCCGCTGGATGAGTGCCGCGTGCTAGCGCTCAACGGCTTGTGGGACGCCGCCGTGCAAACGTGCTGGGCGCTCCTCGAAACTGACGACATCGCCGAAGCCCACTGGTGGGCGGCAATCGCGTTCAAAAACGCCGGCAATTGGCAACAGGCGTGGCGGGAATTCGACAAAATCGTGCAAACGCACCCCGAAAGCGACCTGCAAGACGACGCCCTGCTGGAACAAGCGCGCGTGGACGCCGCCCAAGGCGACACCGAAAGCGCCGTCGCCGCCTACGCCCAACTCGCCACGTCCGACAGCCCCCTTGCCGCCACAGCCCTCTGGGAAAGCGCCCACCTGCTGCACAGCACCTCGCCCGAACGCGCCGCCACCCTCTACGAAGCCCTGGCGCAGCGCTTCCCCAACGACACCCACGCCGCCGATGCGCTCTGGTCGGCGGGGATGTTGCGCTACCGCCTGGGCGAGACGCCCACCGCGCTGGCGGACTGGGAGAGGCTCGCGGCTTACGACGGCTGGCAGACGCAAGCCACGTTCTGGCAGGGGAAAGCCCTCGCCGCAATGGGCGACACCGACGCCGCCCGTGCGCGCTGGCAAACGACCGCGCAAAGCGGTTTCGATTTCTACGTCCTCCGCGCGCGCGACCTGCTCGATTCCCCGCCGGCGCCACGCACCACGCGCACCCTCACATCGTTCACCCCCGCCCCCGACACACCACCGCCCACCACCGCCGCATGGGAACGCGCCGAAGAACTGCGTCGGCTCGGCTTGTCCGAAGAAGCGCGCACCGCCTACCTGGCGCTCTTTGAAGAACTGGCGCAAGACGCCCCCGACAGCCTCATCGCCGCCGCCACCACCCTCTACGCACAAGGCGAATACGCGCTCAGCATTGCCGCGGCACGCATTCTCATGCGCACCCACGGCTGGACGCCCGAAACCGCGCCAACCGACGTGGCGCGCCTCGCCTACCCGCTGCCCTTTGCCGCCCTGCTGAACGACGCCAGCCGCACCTACCAACTCGACCCGCTGCTCCTCGCCGCCGTCATCTACCAGGAAAGCCGCTGGGAACGCCGCGCCACCAGTTCCGCCGCCGCGCGCGGGCTGATGCAAGTCATTCCCGCCACACGCGAATGGATTGCGGCGCGGCTGGGCGAACCCACCACCGACCGCGACCTCTACCGCGTGCCCGTCGCCGTGCGCTTCGGGGCGTTCTACCTGAACTACGTCTTGCAGCAATTCGATGATGACGTCTTCGCGGCATTGGCGGGCTACAACGGCGGTCCCGGCAACGCCGCCCGCTGGCACGACCCCGACCCCGACCTCTTCGTGGAAAACATCACCTTTGCCGAGACGCGCACCTACGTGGAAGCCGTCTACACCCATTGGGGCGCGTATCGCGCAGTGTGGGGGCGCTAG
- a CDS encoding BglG family transcription antiterminator, which produces MPNLHFHQQQLLIRLLESSTPMSAAALGASLGLSPAQVRYALRGVQDWLARFGLALRMQAGVGIVIDGTVEQKSAALEALRRTQQSVWVDAERRRFLALYLLAENEPAILYQLQRLTTVSRRTLFLDLDALNEWLASFDLMLKKRRNYGVWIQGDEKSKRQAIAALLWGAFPGAGSSVRISYEHGMILDRTQLPAVKLIDEVAQIIKHLDLKRGLHYVERAETQMGVRFTDEGALALALMFALQVWRVQQGDVVDIADDLVSRVHTLPIWNVATRIAERLIWWSNNSAWPVDEIALLAMALLAAPRDALWVEDLALEPRLVSLVDDFLREAAQQYGAPQFSHDTTLRTNLLVHVIPAYFRQAFRLWFPTPNVELPPRYHREYALAQRLNARLVDEVGVELSTQDLFNIALLLRATYLHQQPYYPYRVLLVCPSGMATSQILMARLKARFPRFRHIEVASLRTLHQHDLSSIYQLHR; this is translated from the coding sequence ATGCCAAATCTTCATTTTCATCAACAGCAATTGCTCATACGGTTGTTGGAATCGTCAACACCGATGAGCGCCGCCGCATTGGGGGCTTCGCTTGGGCTGAGCCCGGCTCAGGTGCGGTATGCTTTACGGGGTGTGCAGGACTGGCTGGCGCGTTTTGGGCTTGCGCTCAGGATGCAAGCGGGGGTCGGCATCGTGATTGATGGGACTGTTGAGCAAAAAAGTGCCGCATTGGAAGCGTTGCGCCGGACGCAACAGAGCGTTTGGGTGGACGCAGAGCGGCGGCGTTTTTTGGCTCTTTACCTTCTCGCTGAAAACGAGCCTGCTATCCTCTATCAACTTCAACGGTTGACCACCGTTTCGCGGCGGACCCTCTTTTTGGATTTGGATGCGCTGAATGAGTGGCTGGCTTCTTTCGATTTGATGCTCAAGAAGCGGCGCAACTATGGTGTGTGGATCCAGGGCGACGAAAAGAGCAAGCGGCAAGCCATAGCGGCGTTGCTGTGGGGGGCGTTTCCGGGGGCTGGAAGCAGTGTTCGCATTTCCTACGAGCATGGCATGATCCTGGATCGCACGCAATTGCCCGCTGTGAAATTGATTGATGAGGTCGCGCAGATCATCAAACACCTTGATCTCAAACGTGGCTTGCACTACGTGGAGCGGGCTGAAACGCAAATGGGTGTGCGTTTTACCGACGAAGGGGCGTTGGCGTTAGCCTTGATGTTTGCTTTGCAAGTATGGCGTGTTCAGCAAGGGGATGTGGTGGATATTGCGGACGATTTGGTCTCGCGGGTTCATACGTTGCCCATTTGGAATGTTGCAACGCGGATTGCTGAACGATTGATTTGGTGGTCGAACAATTCTGCATGGCCGGTTGATGAGATTGCTTTGCTGGCTATGGCGCTGTTGGCGGCGCCTCGTGATGCCCTGTGGGTTGAGGATCTGGCGCTCGAGCCTCGCCTGGTTTCTCTTGTGGATGATTTCTTGCGGGAAGCGGCACAACAGTATGGCGCGCCGCAATTTTCGCATGACACAACCCTCCGAACGAACCTGCTTGTTCATGTCATTCCGGCATATTTTCGGCAGGCTTTTCGACTGTGGTTTCCCACGCCCAATGTCGAACTGCCGCCGCGCTATCACCGCGAATATGCACTGGCGCAGCGCTTGAATGCGCGTCTGGTTGATGAAGTTGGCGTTGAGTTGTCAACACAAGACCTGTTCAACATAGCGCTGCTTTTGCGTGCGACGTATCTTCACCAACAGCCCTATTACCCGTATCGTGTTTTGTTAGTTTGCCCCAGTGGTATGGCCACTTCACAAATACTGATGGCTCGTCTGAAGGCGCGGTTTCCTCGTTTTCGGCATATCGAAGTTGCTTCGTTGCGCACGCTCCACCAGCATGACTTGTCCTCCATATACCAACTCCATCGTTGA
- a CDS encoding spermidine synthase codes for MTNKPRAPHTTYLGIVVFVGGLVSLGIELAASRLLAPFFGTSQLVWMNLIGLILLYLSAGYWLGGRWADRSPHLTTLLLILVAAGVSVALVPVLATPLLHNVQTWLVNYESAWLIGSFLGVLLLFALPMTLLGCVSPFAVRLATADVRESGRVAGRLFALSTIGSFLGTFLPVLLLIPLMGTRATFFTFSASLFAVTLPGFWLVRRRLLIAVPLAGMVLVGWLWWTVQASPIKPHANLLYETESAYQYIRVLEDADGMRYLELNEGVGTHSIYHPERLFTQRLWDYFVALPAFAAQPKPLDEPRSWGIIGLAGGTAARLITATYGPDPITGVELDPKVVDVARTYFAMNMPNLDVVVLDGRAWLAQTPNTYDLLIVDAYRQPYIPFELTTVEFFQAARRHLTPDGVIAVNVAHGEDERLVDALAATMQTVFPTVYRMPVPHTYNTFLIGTVRPTTPEQVSANSAMFAPLLPAHLVQWVQQARLAPHTNAQVLTDDHAPVEYLVDWLIVREGVRLNR; via the coding sequence ATGACGAACAAACCACGCGCCCCACATACAACCTACCTCGGCATTGTCGTCTTCGTTGGCGGCTTGGTTTCCTTGGGAATCGAACTGGCAGCCTCGCGCTTGTTGGCGCCTTTTTTCGGAACGTCCCAATTGGTCTGGATGAACCTCATCGGGCTGATTCTGCTCTACCTTTCGGCGGGCTATTGGCTCGGTGGGCGATGGGCGGACCGTTCGCCTCACCTGACAACCTTGCTTCTCATTTTGGTTGCCGCCGGTGTCAGTGTGGCGCTGGTGCCTGTGCTGGCGACGCCCCTGCTGCACAACGTGCAAACATGGCTGGTGAACTACGAAAGCGCCTGGCTCATCGGCTCGTTTCTGGGGGTGTTGCTCTTGTTCGCCTTGCCGATGACGCTCCTGGGGTGCGTTTCCCCTTTTGCGGTGCGGCTGGCAACGGCAGATGTGCGTGAAAGTGGGCGTGTCGCCGGGCGGCTTTTCGCGCTCTCCACCATCGGCAGTTTTCTGGGAACTTTTTTGCCCGTGCTGCTCCTCATTCCGCTGATGGGCACACGCGCCACCTTTTTCACATTCAGCGCCTCTCTCTTCGCCGTCACGTTGCCGGGTTTCTGGTTGGTGCGCCGCCGCCTGTTGATTGCCGTGCCGCTGGCGGGCATGGTGCTGGTGGGCTGGTTGTGGTGGACCGTGCAGGCGTCCCCCATCAAACCCCACGCAAACTTGCTTTACGAAACCGAGTCCGCGTATCAGTACATTCGCGTGCTGGAAGACGCCGACGGTATGCGCTACCTTGAATTGAACGAGGGCGTTGGCACACACAGCATCTACCACCCGGAACGCCTCTTTACCCAACGCCTGTGGGATTACTTCGTGGCGCTTCCTGCGTTTGCCGCCCAACCAAAACCGCTCGACGAACCCCGTTCCTGGGGCATCATTGGGCTGGCGGGCGGAACAGCGGCACGCCTCATTACCGCCACCTACGGTCCCGACCCCATCACCGGCGTTGAACTTGACCCCAAGGTCGTGGATGTGGCGCGCACCTACTTCGCCATGAACATGCCCAACCTCGACGTGGTGGTGCTCGATGGACGCGCCTGGCTCGCCCAAACGCCCAACACCTACGACCTGCTCATCGTGGACGCCTACCGCCAGCCGTACATTCCCTTTGAATTGACCACGGTCGAATTTTTTCAGGCGGCGCGGCGGCATCTCACGCCTGACGGGGTTATCGCCGTCAATGTGGCGCATGGCGAAGATGAGCGTCTGGTGGATGCGCTTGCCGCAACCATGCAAACCGTTTTCCCGACGGTCTATCGCATGCCGGTCCCGCACACCTACAACACCTTCCTCATCGGCACGGTGCGCCCCACAACGCCCGAACAGGTGAGTGCCAACAGCGCCATGTTTGCGCCGCTTCTGCCTGCGCACCTGGTGCAGTGGGTTCAACAGGCGCGGCTTGCCCCACACACCAACGCGCAAGTGCTCACCGACGACCACGCGCCGGTGGAGTATCTGGTGGATTGGCTGATTGTGCGTGAGGGCGTGCGGCTGAACCGCTAG